The proteins below are encoded in one region of Sporosarcina sp. FSL K6-1508:
- a CDS encoding peptide-binding protein gives MLKKRILLAVVFILMLIVSACSDGEVKDKSDQKDGNQTEKDAASGGKLMLGTTAAPTLFNPYYSTDTSSSTLEGFMFSGLVTVDEDFNPEGDLAESWDFSDDGLTWTFHLRESVKWHDGEDFNADDVVFSYGIPLNEGYVGPRGLPFEIIDEINKVDDYTVEFVLSEPYAPFITITAQFEVLPEHILGDVPIADLGKDKFNTKEPIGTGPFKFKEWKEGEYIELVANDDYFLGKPKLDGIIYKIVPDMNTLMAQLEVGDINMMGISPQYIETAKRLEEKGKIVVSSGPANAFEFIGYNLRNELFQDKMVRQALTHAIDKASIVEALLDGAGTVADGPGSPANWAFNPDVPKFEYDPEVAKEMLKEAGWEPNSTGVLEKDGKNFEFVLKTTSANEVRQQIAEVVQQQLNEIGIKVSIEVLEWSAYVEQTSPPLWNFDAIVAGWSIGSDPDPTWFWHTSEIENGLNYSGYSNKKVDELLSENTKVSDLDERKRIIAEADAIVAEDQPNTFLYYVEGSLANAPSLHGPSYNASNTYYNIHEWYIE, from the coding sequence ATGTTGAAAAAAAGAATTTTACTAGCAGTTGTTTTCATATTAATGCTTATAGTTTCTGCATGTTCGGACGGAGAAGTTAAAGACAAGAGTGACCAAAAGGACGGTAACCAAACAGAAAAAGACGCAGCTTCAGGCGGTAAATTAATGCTAGGTACGACAGCTGCTCCGACATTATTCAATCCATATTACTCAACTGATACTTCAAGTTCGACGCTTGAAGGATTTATGTTTAGCGGATTAGTTACAGTCGACGAAGATTTCAATCCCGAAGGAGATCTAGCCGAAAGCTGGGATTTCTCAGATGATGGGCTAACATGGACTTTCCATTTGAGGGAAAGTGTTAAATGGCATGATGGGGAAGATTTTAATGCGGATGATGTTGTATTTTCTTATGGCATTCCATTGAATGAAGGTTACGTCGGACCACGGGGGCTGCCGTTTGAAATTATTGATGAAATAAATAAAGTTGATGATTATACAGTAGAGTTTGTCCTTTCTGAACCATACGCACCATTCATTACGATTACGGCACAATTTGAAGTATTGCCGGAGCATATTCTCGGAGATGTTCCTATTGCGGATCTTGGCAAGGACAAATTCAATACAAAAGAACCGATTGGAACGGGTCCATTCAAATTTAAAGAATGGAAAGAGGGAGAGTATATTGAACTTGTAGCGAATGATGACTATTTCCTTGGAAAACCAAAATTGGATGGTATTATTTACAAAATTGTCCCTGATATGAATACGCTGATGGCTCAGTTGGAAGTTGGCGATATTAATATGATGGGCATTTCTCCACAATATATCGAAACCGCCAAAAGGTTGGAGGAAAAAGGGAAGATAGTAGTATCTTCTGGACCTGCCAATGCTTTTGAATTTATCGGTTATAACTTAAGAAATGAATTGTTCCAAGACAAAATGGTGCGCCAAGCATTAACGCATGCCATTGATAAGGCATCCATCGTAGAGGCTTTATTGGATGGAGCAGGCACTGTTGCAGATGGTCCCGGAAGCCCTGCAAACTGGGCATTTAATCCAGATGTTCCGAAGTTCGAGTACGATCCAGAGGTTGCGAAGGAAATGTTGAAAGAAGCTGGGTGGGAACCGAATTCTACGGGCGTTTTGGAGAAGGACGGTAAGAACTTTGAATTTGTATTGAAAACGACATCGGCAAATGAAGTTCGTCAGCAAATTGCAGAAGTTGTTCAGCAGCAACTGAACGAAATTGGTATTAAAGTTTCGATTGAAGTACTTGAATGGAGTGCCTATGTAGAACAAACAAGTCCGCCGCTTTGGAACTTTGACGCTATCGTAGCAGGTTGGTCTATCGGCAGCGACCCGGACCCAACGTGGTTCTGGCATACATCCGAAATTGAAAACGGCTTGAATTACAGTGGTTATTCCAATAAGAAAGTTGATGAACTACTGTCTGAAAATACAAAAGTATCCGACCTAGATGAAAGAAAAAGAATCATCGCCGAAGCGGATGCAATTGTTGCCGAGGATCAGCCGAATACATTCTTATACTATGTGGAGGGCAGTTTAGCAAATGCACCGAGTCTTCACGGACCTTCATATAATGCGTCCAACACTTACTACAACATACATGAATGGTACATCGAATAA
- a CDS encoding ABC transporter permease, giving the protein MTTYIVRRTLMAIPLLFIITIISFAMMQMAPGDPTALMMDPMIKQENLAAYKEAYGLNDNVIVQYVRWLGNMAQGNFGESLIRQGVPVSELIVARLPNTLILMVVSSVIAFLISIPLGVISATKRNSLTDYSITFVSFLGIATPNFWIGLVLIMFMSVHMGWFPTGGVSTLGEPFSLWDRIHHLILPAFVLATADMAGLTRYSRSSMLEVLRQDYIRTAKANGFRNMTVIFKHGLRNGLIPIITILGLMLPSFIGGSVIIESIFAWPGIGLLFVEAAFQRDYPVIMAVVVIAASLVVIGNLIADILYAIFDPRIEY; this is encoded by the coding sequence ATGACTACATATATAGTAAGAAGAACGTTAATGGCTATCCCATTACTTTTTATTATAACAATCATTTCATTTGCCATGATGCAGATGGCACCGGGAGATCCTACGGCGTTAATGATGGATCCCATGATCAAACAGGAAAATTTAGCCGCTTATAAAGAAGCCTATGGTTTAAATGATAACGTCATAGTTCAGTACGTTAGGTGGCTGGGAAATATGGCGCAAGGAAATTTTGGGGAATCATTGATTCGGCAGGGTGTACCTGTTAGCGAACTGATTGTGGCCCGGCTTCCAAATACCTTGATATTAATGGTCGTGTCATCTGTCATTGCTTTTCTTATTTCCATTCCACTTGGCGTCATCTCAGCGACTAAACGTAACTCTTTGACTGATTATTCGATTACATTTGTATCCTTTTTAGGAATTGCAACACCAAACTTTTGGATAGGTCTTGTCTTGATTATGTTTATGTCTGTTCATATGGGCTGGTTTCCGACGGGTGGTGTCTCGACTCTTGGAGAACCTTTCAGCCTGTGGGATCGCATTCATCATTTAATACTTCCGGCGTTTGTACTTGCGACCGCAGATATGGCAGGATTAACGAGATACTCCCGTTCGAGTATGTTGGAAGTATTGCGGCAGGATTATATTCGTACAGCTAAAGCGAATGGTTTCCGCAATATGACAGTTATTTTTAAGCATGGCCTTCGTAATGGACTAATCCCGATCATTACAATTCTTGGGTTAATGTTGCCGTCATTTATTGGAGGATCTGTCATAATAGAAAGTATTTTTGCATGGCCCGGAATTGGTTTGCTTTTTGTAGAAGCCGCATTTCAACGGGATTATCCAGTAATAATGGCGGTAGTTGTAATTGCAGCGTCCTTGGTCGTAATCGGAAACTTAATTGCAGATATACTTTACGCTATATTCGATCCGCGAATTGAGTATTAG
- the opp4C gene encoding oligopeptide ABC transporter permease: protein MNPTANEPLLIDGTQDYIHESIWKVMLRKFMKNKLAVIGAFLLFIIIGCAIFAPWIAPQDPSKQVLLDKLSPPGEKYILGADTLGRDTLSRLLYGARVSLLVGFVSVAGSIFIGTVIGAVAGYYGGKLDAVLMRIVDAVISFPSLFLLITLVTIFEPSLMTLISVFAIFGWTGTARLVRGEFLSLRSAEFVLAARTLGIRNVKIIFSHILPNAMGPIIVSATLGIGGVILGEAALSYLGLGIQPPIPSWGNMLQSAQNPQIMLGAWWYPLFPGFMILITVLAFNFIGDGLRDAFDPKISE, encoded by the coding sequence ATGAATCCAACGGCGAATGAGCCATTGCTTATAGATGGAACACAAGATTATATTCACGAATCGATTTGGAAAGTCATGTTGCGCAAGTTCATGAAAAACAAACTAGCTGTCATTGGTGCATTTTTGCTGTTTATTATTATCGGCTGTGCCATATTTGCTCCTTGGATAGCGCCGCAAGATCCTAGTAAACAAGTTTTGCTGGATAAACTTAGTCCGCCAGGAGAAAAGTACATTTTAGGTGCAGATACTTTAGGGCGTGACACATTGAGTCGATTGCTTTACGGGGCGAGAGTCTCCTTGCTTGTAGGCTTTGTTTCCGTGGCGGGTTCAATTTTTATCGGCACGGTAATCGGGGCGGTAGCAGGTTATTACGGCGGCAAGCTTGACGCGGTTCTTATGCGAATTGTAGATGCTGTCATCTCATTCCCCTCACTGTTCTTACTCATTACACTTGTTACTATATTTGAACCAAGCCTAATGACGCTTATCAGCGTATTTGCAATATTTGGCTGGACTGGAACCGCCCGTTTAGTGCGGGGGGAATTTTTATCCCTTCGTTCGGCTGAATTTGTATTGGCGGCAAGAACATTAGGAATCCGGAACGTCAAGATCATATTTTCTCATATTTTGCCTAATGCAATGGGGCCGATTATTGTTTCTGCAACACTTGGTATTGGAGGGGTCATTTTAGGGGAAGCCGCCCTAAGTTATCTTGGACTCGGTATTCAACCGCCGATTCCGAGTTGGGGGAATATGCTGCAAAGTGCCCAAAATCCTCAAATCATGCTTGGCGCATGGTGGTACCCTCTATTCCCAGGCTTTATGATTCTGATTACTGTACTGGCATTTAACTTTATAGGTGATGGATTACGCGATGCATTTGATCCTAAAATAAGTGAATGA
- a CDS encoding prolyl oligopeptidase family serine peptidase, which translates to MKSEKEKQIVTDNYHGTIVKDPFRWLEDDKSTETKIWDEQQTANTQSYFKTIPERKELKEKLTKHWNYEKYFVPQKEGNYYYFQKNDGLQNQPVFYRAKTLSDASPEVMIDPNALNPDGTTAITHISFNKEGNLMAYALSENGSDWQEIKIRNMDNGMEYPEIISRCKFSSLAWIENGTGFYYSRYPEFGAVDSVDESNYNRLYFHDVGTPETEDKLIHESTDDKELAFAAIISDDYNYLLLESWKGTENKNRLYYRPIASEGEFIPLAAAGDAYYSFIGNKGTTFYIYTNKDSANGKIVAIDINQPEEKDWQEIIPEQEGVMSFTKLMDDQLAITYLKHAKDFIKLYNLSGVLIRKLDLPDMITVTNITTNKEQKEMFISYTSYLSPTTVARYNFTTNCLETVFSSQGALDSSAFETKQYFYPSNDGTNIPMFIIHKKDLKLTGDNPVLLYGYGGFNISITPSYSASNAMFIEDGGIYAVANIRGGGEYGEDWHQAGTFDRKQQVFNDFIAAAEWLISNDYTSPSKLAIMGGSNGGLLVSACMNQRPDLFSVVICQVPVTDMLRYQHFTVGRFWTSEFGNAEKNAEHFKTIYAYSPLHNISPNQTYPATLITTGDTDDRVVPLHSKKYAATLQEAQIGEAPILLRIEKDAGHGLGKPTVKIIEEHTDIYTFLYKGLDMFS; encoded by the coding sequence ATGAAAAGTGAAAAAGAAAAACAAATTGTTACAGATAACTATCATGGCACTATTGTTAAAGATCCTTTCAGATGGTTGGAAGATGATAAGAGTACAGAAACAAAAATATGGGATGAGCAACAAACCGCTAACACACAATCTTATTTCAAAACAATTCCTGAAAGAAAAGAGCTAAAAGAAAAGCTAACAAAACATTGGAATTATGAAAAGTATTTCGTTCCCCAAAAAGAAGGCAATTATTATTACTTCCAAAAAAATGACGGCCTGCAAAATCAGCCTGTATTTTATCGTGCAAAAACACTTTCAGATGCCTCGCCAGAAGTCATGATCGATCCAAACGCATTGAATCCAGATGGAACAACGGCTATAACACACATTTCCTTTAACAAAGAAGGAAATCTAATGGCATATGCACTTTCAGAGAATGGCAGCGACTGGCAAGAAATAAAAATCCGTAACATGGACAATGGCATGGAATATCCGGAAATCATTTCACGCTGTAAATTCAGCAGTCTTGCCTGGATTGAAAATGGAACCGGCTTCTATTACAGCCGCTACCCCGAATTTGGTGCTGTAGATTCCGTCGATGAAAGTAATTATAACCGACTTTATTTCCATGACGTGGGCACGCCCGAAACCGAAGACAAACTAATTCATGAAAGTACGGACGACAAAGAGCTCGCATTCGCCGCTATCATTTCAGACGACTATAACTATCTTTTGCTTGAATCATGGAAAGGAACAGAAAACAAAAACCGGCTTTATTATCGACCGATTGCGAGCGAAGGTGAATTTATCCCCCTAGCCGCTGCAGGAGATGCCTATTATTCATTCATTGGAAATAAAGGCACTACTTTTTATATCTATACCAATAAGGATTCAGCGAACGGGAAAATAGTTGCCATTGATATTAACCAGCCTGAAGAAAAAGATTGGCAGGAAATTATTCCTGAACAAGAGGGTGTCATGTCATTCACTAAACTGATGGATGATCAATTAGCGATAACCTATCTGAAGCACGCCAAAGACTTCATCAAGTTATATAATCTATCCGGAGTGCTCATCCGTAAACTGGATCTTCCTGATATGATTACGGTGACAAACATCACCACAAATAAAGAACAAAAAGAAATGTTCATTAGTTACACTTCTTACTTAAGCCCGACGACAGTTGCACGCTATAATTTCACGACAAATTGCCTCGAGACTGTCTTTTCTTCGCAGGGAGCGCTGGATAGTTCGGCTTTTGAAACAAAGCAATATTTTTACCCTTCAAATGACGGGACGAACATACCTATGTTTATCATCCATAAAAAAGATCTCAAGTTAACTGGAGATAATCCTGTACTGTTATACGGTTACGGTGGATTCAACATCAGCATAACACCCTCCTACTCTGCATCCAATGCGATGTTTATCGAAGATGGGGGTATCTATGCCGTAGCTAACATCAGGGGCGGCGGAGAGTATGGAGAAGATTGGCATCAAGCTGGAACATTTGATAGGAAACAACAAGTATTCAATGATTTCATCGCAGCGGCTGAATGGTTGATCAGCAACGATTATACGAGCCCTTCCAAATTGGCCATTATGGGCGGAAGTAATGGCGGCCTATTGGTTTCAGCTTGTATGAACCAACGACCCGACTTATTTAGTGTAGTCATTTGCCAAGTGCCTGTAACTGACATGCTCAGATATCAGCACTTCACTGTTGGACGATTTTGGACATCAGAATTCGGTAATGCGGAAAAGAACGCAGAACACTTTAAAACAATTTATGCCTATTCACCGCTTCATAATATTTCACCCAATCAAACATATCCCGCCACATTAATCACAACTGGAGATACGGATGATCGGGTTGTACCGCTTCATTCGAAAAAGTATGCAGCGACCCTGCAAGAAGCTCAAATTGGTGAAGCACCCATCCTCCTCAGAATTGAAAAAGATGCCGGTCATGGACTGGGTAAGCCGACAGTAAAAATCATTGAAGAACATACGGACATTTATACGTTCCTTTATAAAGGATTAGATATGTTCTCATAA